Within the Candidatus Zixiibacteriota bacterium genome, the region CGGAAGATGGTGGTGCTCAAATAACCCCCGTAAAAAAACCGGCGCCTCCTACGAGCGCCGGTTTCCGAACTCTCATCCCTGCGTCGGCGACTAATCCGCCTGGGCTTTCTTCTGCCCCTCCGTGATCAGCTTGGTGTACTGACCGCTCTGGAGTATCTCGACCGCCTTGCGCACAGCATCGTCGGTCCTCAGCACGATCTCCTCGTATACCCCGGTCTGCCCGGCGATGGCCGACACGATCTCCCGCTTGATCGTCCGGCGGATGTAGTCTTTCGACTCGTCGAAGTCGTGGCTCTTCTCCAGCTCGACCAGGGTGTTCAGGCTGTCGAGCACCTCGGCGAGGAGGTCGACCTTCTTCTCGCGCTCGGCCGTTTCCCGCAGTTTCTCCAGCGAGGCCTCCAGCGACGACGTGTAGTCGAACTTCTCCTTCTTGATGTACTGCCGGAAATCATCGAGCATCCCGTCGGTCACCTCGACGTCCGGCTTGACGCTCGGGTGGTCGGCGACATACTGGACGGCGTAGTTGAAGAACAGCCCCGACTGGTACAGGTTGATCTCGATCGGCTTCCAGGTTTCGCGGGCGATTTCGATATCAGGCACGATGCCGCCGCCGCCGTAGACAACCCGGCCGCCGTTCGTGTAGTAGATTTCCTCCGACGAGACGGCGAGGGAGTCGGCCGGCTTCTCGGGCGCCGCCTCGGTTTCCTCGTCCTCGAGGGCCGCGTGCGACCCCGGCTTGGCCTGTGTCTCCGGCTTCTGGATGCACCGTCCCGAGGGCACGTAGTACTTGGCCGTCGTGAGCTTGAGCGCCATGCTCCCATCCGACGAGATCGGGAAAATCTGCTGCACGAGCCCCTTGCCGTAGGTCGTGTTGCCCACGATGAGGCCGCGGTCCCAGTCCTGCACGGCGCCGGCGACAATTTCCGAGGCTGAGGCCGTGCCTTCATCGACCAGGATCACCAGCGGCTTGTCCGGCGGGAACAGCGGCGGGCGCTCCGCGCGATAGTGGCGCTCGGTGTTCTCAAAACGCCCTTTGGTGTAGACGATCTCGCGCCCCTCCTGCAAGAACAACTCGGCCGTCTCCTTAGCCTGATCGAGCAGTCCCCCGCCGTTGGAGCGCAGGTCGAACACCAGCGCCGTGATCCCCTTGCCGTTGAGATCGCTGATCGCCTGGCGCAGTTCGTGCGAGGTCTCCTCGGCGAACCGCGAGAGCCGCACGTACCCGATCGTCGTCCCCGGAATCACCCCGGCATAGTTCACCGACTTCAGTTCGATCAGCGCTCGTTCGAGCTCAAACTCGATCGGCTCCTCGATCCCGTTGCGCTTGATCGCCAGCTTGATCGACGTCCCGGCTTTGCCGCGCATCATTTTCGACGCCTCGGCCGAGGTCATCCCTTCCGTCGACTTCCCGTCGATCGCCCAGATGATATCCCCCGCCCGGAGACCCTTGTTGTAGGCGGGCGTCCCCTCGATCGGGGAGATGATGACGATGCGGTCGTTGCGCTCGTCGATCTGCATCCCCAGCCCCTCGTACTTCCCGTGCGTCGACTCCATCAGGGCGTCGTACGAGCTCTTCTCCATGAGCACGCTGAAGCGGTCGAGATCCGAGAGCATCCCGTTGATGCCGGCCTTGATGATCTCCTCGGTGTTGACCTCCTCCATGTACTGATTGCGGATATTGAGCGCCGTATGGGTGAGCTTCTTCACGTCCATCAGGAAGGAGTCGCGGTCCTGGCGGCGGCTCTCGAGGGCGGCCGAGTCGGGCGTCTCTTCCAGGTTGATGTGGAAGGTATCCGCCCAGAGCACCGGTTCTTTGGGGTCGGACTGCTGGGCCTCGCCGGAGCCCACGAACCAGATCAAGCCGAGCGCGAATACGGTGACGCCGAAGAGCTGAACTGTGAAGCGAACCATACGGCCTCCAGACTCATTGAGAGTGACGAACACAATGTATCGTAAATCGGAGACTTGTCAAGTTTGCGGACTTTTTCCGAAGTACGCTGTATCTGCCTGCAAATTCTACGCTTAAGCCGGCGCAGCGGTTGCACCGAAACTGACCACCGGCGGATGGCGCATAAATAACTTCTTGCCTGCCGACTGCTTAGCACGTTAATACCACTGTATCGGTCATCGGCAACCGTTCCCGGAATCGGGGCGGCAGTCGCGCGGGCAACGCAACACGTTTCCCGATAAGGTATTAGCTGCAAGACTGGACGTTGTACCGGCAACAACATTGTTGCCTTTCTGAACAGTAGAATGACGGGCAATCGACCAAAGTTCCGCAACTCCCCCGCCGCAGCCCTTCTTCTGCATTTGCTGGCTCCGGGGTTCGGCCATTTTTACTGGCGGGAGTACCTCTTCGGCGTCTTCATTTTCCTGGTCCTCCTCATGGCCGGAGCGCTGTTCGTCCTCTCCCTTCTGATCGATCTCCCGTTCTATGGCCGGCTGATCATATACGGCCTTCCGATCATTTTCTATCTGATCTCTTTCGGCGACCTCTACCGGATCGCGCGGCGCGAGCATACCGCCCGTCCGCAGACGAGCCGCCGGGCGCTGGTGATCTGGTTGCTGGCCGCGGCCTATGAACTGGTCTGGCCGCTGGCCCCGCTGAATTTCGCCCTCCTGAATGCTCCGTCGGTCTATGTCATGCGCGAGAACAACCTCGCCCCGGTATTCCGCGATGGCGACTTGCTGAAAGCTTCCCGCCTCGCCTACACCTTTCACACCTGGTTTGTCAACAAACCGATAGTTCACGCTCTACCGGACCGGTTCGCGGTGGTCCGGGTCACGGCCGAGGGCCGGGCGCTCACGGGGATCGTCCTCGGCCTCCCCGGCGAGGAGGTCGAAGTTGTCGACGGGGTGGTGGTGGTCGACGGCACTCCGCAGGTCGTTCCGACTACCGCGAGCCGCCTGCTCAACGGCGACTATCCGCTCACACAAGCCGGCGGCTACTCACTCCTGATCGCGCTCCCCGAATACGGCCGCATCGCCCGGGTTTATGAGATTCCCCTGGGCGACCTGATCGGCAAGGTGGAGAAAGTATTGTGAACGCCACGGCCGCCATGTGGCGGGAGCACAGCGCGAGATGCGCTCGAGGTCTGGATCTTCGTGGGCCGGACGCTTTTCTTCCGTTCCGCAAACACGCCCGTCAGGACCATGAAGGCCCTGAGCTACAGAAATCCGCGATGACTCAGTGCCCTCTTGTAGGTCAGGACCCTTGTGGTCCTGACGCTCTTCTTCCGTTCCGCAAACACTTCCGGCGTGACCGCCACTATCCGGAGGCGGGCTACTGCCGATGAGCCGGATCAAGAACCTCATTTTCGACCTCGACGGCACCCTGATCGACTCCTCCGAGGGCGTCGTGGCGGCATTCCACTACGCCTTCGCTGCCGCCGGCCTTCCGCTTCCGCCCGCCGAAGAAGTCAAGCGGTTTATTGGGTATCCGCTCGAGACAATGTTCGCGCACTTCACCGACTACTCCCCCGAACGCCTGAGGACGTACTTCCGCGAGAGAGCCGCCGAGACGATTGTCGCGTCGACGGTCCCGCTGCCGGAGGTTGAGCCGACGCTGGCGGCTCTCCGCGACCGGGGTTTCCGCCTGGCCATTGCGACCACCAAGATCGTCGCCAACATCGAGGGGATCCTCGACAAGCTCGACTGGCGGGGGGTGTTCGAGGCCTACGCGGGCGGCAATGAAGTGCAGGCGGTCAAACCCGACCCGGAGATTTTCCGCCTGGTCCTCGCGCGGCTCGGCGCCGTTCCGCGAGAATCGCTTGTGATCGGCGACACGATCAACGACATCCTCGCGGCGCAGGCGGTCCCGCTGCCGGTGATCGCGGTGGCCTCGCCGTGGGAACCGGCCGGCCGAGTCCTAGCCGCCTGCCCAGATTTCTTCCTCGACTCGATCTCCCAGCTCCCGCGTGTGCTCGACGAGATCAACACCCGCAGATCGCCGGGGTGACGGTTGCTGCGCACGAGAGAGTTGGGCGCACAGCCGGCCCGAACAGACGTGTCCCCCTGAGCGGAGCCGGGGTCTCACACGGGCGGCGCAGTGCCTCCAAGAATAGTCCCACGCGGCTTCCTGCTCGCGGCGATTCGGTCGGGGAGCTACAACGTCACGTCGAGGATCTGCTCGC harbors:
- a CDS encoding S41 family peptidase — encoded protein: MVRFTVQLFGVTVFALGLIWFVGSGEAQQSDPKEPVLWADTFHINLEETPDSAALESRRQDRDSFLMDVKKLTHTALNIRNQYMEEVNTEEIIKAGINGMLSDLDRFSVLMEKSSYDALMESTHGKYEGLGMQIDERNDRIVIISPIEGTPAYNKGLRAGDIIWAIDGKSTEGMTSAEASKMMRGKAGTSIKLAIKRNGIEEPIEFELERALIELKSVNYAGVIPGTTIGYVRLSRFAEETSHELRQAISDLNGKGITALVFDLRSNGGGLLDQAKETAELFLQEGREIVYTKGRFENTERHYRAERPPLFPPDKPLVILVDEGTASASEIVAGAVQDWDRGLIVGNTTYGKGLVQQIFPISSDGSMALKLTTAKYYVPSGRCIQKPETQAKPGSHAALEDEETEAAPEKPADSLAVSSEEIYYTNGGRVVYGGGGIVPDIEIARETWKPIEINLYQSGLFFNYAVQYVADHPSVKPDVEVTDGMLDDFRQYIKKEKFDYTSSLEASLEKLRETAEREKKVDLLAEVLDSLNTLVELEKSHDFDESKDYIRRTIKREIVSAIAGQTGVYEEIVLRTDDAVRKAVEILQSGQYTKLITEGQKKAQAD
- a CDS encoding HAD family hydrolase codes for the protein MSRIKNLIFDLDGTLIDSSEGVVAAFHYAFAAAGLPLPPAEEVKRFIGYPLETMFAHFTDYSPERLRTYFRERAAETIVASTVPLPEVEPTLAALRDRGFRLAIATTKIVANIEGILDKLDWRGVFEAYAGGNEVQAVKPDPEIFRLVLARLGAVPRESLVIGDTINDILAAQAVPLPVIAVASPWEPAGRVLAACPDFFLDSISQLPRVLDEINTRRSPG